A region of the Thioploca ingrica genome:
AGATAAGATCCTGCAAAATTTACCTTTTAAAATTGAACTCAATAAATGGGGACAAATTATCTTGAGTCCCGCTAAAGTGATTCATTCTTTTTATCAGGGTCGCATTCAAACCTTACTGCAATCTTTTTTAACCAGCGGTATCGTGATGCCAGAATTAGCTATTCAAACTGGTGATGGCGTTAAAGTAGCTGATGTCGTTTGGGTTTCCGATTCCAGAGCGGATTTAATTTTAGCAGAAGATGTTGCTTCAATTGCCCCAGAAATTTGTATTGAAGTTAAATCGACCAGTAATACTATTGAGGAAATGTCTGAGAAAAAAGCATTCTATTTCGCAGCCGGTGCAGAAGAAGTATGGATTTGCGATAAAAACGGTAAACTACATTTTTACAATAACCAGGATCAAATAAAATATTCAAAACGGGTACCGGATTTTCCCAACCAAATCCAACGTAACCGTTAAACGACTAGATGTTTAAATAAGGAATTCGTGATGGCTAATGAACTTTGTTTTAAAAATATCCATTTAGAAAATTCATGGACGTTGCCAGTTTATGAAGGTACCGGGGGTTATCAAGCCCTACGCAAAATTTTACAAGAACAACCCGCACCGCAACACATTATTGATCAATTAAAAGCCTCCGCTTTACGTGGACGCGGGGGTGCTGGTTTTTCCGCCGGTTTAAAATGGAGTTTTATGTTGCCAGTACGAGATAAACCCGTACAAAAATATATCGTCTGTAATTCCGACGAAGGCGAACCCGGTACTTTTAAAGACCGCGATATCTTGCGTTATAACCCCCACGCTGTGATTGAAGGTATGGCGATAGCCGGTTACACTGTCGGCGCAACGGTAGGCTACAACTACATTCGCGGTGAATTCTGCGAACCGATTGATCGCTTTGAAGCCGCTATCCAAGAAGCTTATGACGCTGGATTGCTCGGTAAAAATATTCTCGGTTCCGGAATCGATTTTGACTTGCATACTCATTACGGTGCGGGTGCTTACATCTGCGGTGAAGAAACGGCTTTATTAGAATCCATCGAAGGCAAAAAAGGTCAACCGCGTTACAAACCGCCATTTCCCGCCGCTTATGGGTTATACGGTAAACCCACTACTATTAATAACACCGAAACCCTAGCCTCCGTTCCTAGCATTATCAACAATGGTGCAGATTGGTTCTTAAAAATCGGCAAGCCCAACAATGGTGGTCCCAAACTTTTTTCTATCTCTGGACATGTGAATAAACCCGGCAATTATGAAATTCCGATGGGAACCCCTTTTAAAGAATTACTAGAAATGGCAGGCGGTGTGCGCCAGGGACACAAACTTAAAGCCGTCATTCCAGGTGGTTCCTCCACGCCGGTAGTTAAAGGCGAGGTGATGATGGACTTAACCATGGATTATGATTCCATCGCCAGCGCGGGTTCCATGTTAGGTTCCGGCGCCGTTATTGTCATGGACGACACCACCGATATGGTCAAAGTACTCGCCCGTATTTGCCATTTTTACTACGAAGAATCCTGTGGACAATGTACACCCTGCCGCGAAGGTACCGGTTGGCTGTCACGAGTCGTCCATCGGATTTACCACGGCGAAGGACGCCAAGAAGATCTTGATTTATTACTAGATGTTGCTGACAAAATTAGCGGGCGGACGATTTGTGCATTAGGAGACGCAGCGGCGATGCCAGTGATTAGTTTTGTGAAGAACTTTCGCGAGGAGTTTCAGCATTATATTGAGCAGAGGAAGAGTATGGTTTAGAAAAAAGGAGGGGGTGTCCTACGCACTGT
Encoded here:
- a CDS encoding NADH-quinone oxidoreductase subunit F; translated protein: MANELCFKNIHLENSWTLPVYEGTGGYQALRKILQEQPAPQHIIDQLKASALRGRGGAGFSAGLKWSFMLPVRDKPVQKYIVCNSDEGEPGTFKDRDILRYNPHAVIEGMAIAGYTVGATVGYNYIRGEFCEPIDRFEAAIQEAYDAGLLGKNILGSGIDFDLHTHYGAGAYICGEETALLESIEGKKGQPRYKPPFPAAYGLYGKPTTINNTETLASVPSIINNGADWFLKIGKPNNGGPKLFSISGHVNKPGNYEIPMGTPFKELLEMAGGVRQGHKLKAVIPGGSSTPVVKGEVMMDLTMDYDSIASAGSMLGSGAVIVMDDTTDMVKVLARICHFYYEESCGQCTPCREGTGWLSRVVHRIYHGEGRQEDLDLLLDVADKISGRTICALGDAAAMPVISFVKNFREEFQHYIEQRKSMV